ATGCTTCAATGGTTTATCGACGAACAGATCGAAGAGGAGGCAAATGCAACTGAAATCCTCGAAAAACTCAGGATGATAGAGAATGGCGGGGGAAGCGGGATGCTCTACATGCTGGATAAAGAGCTGGCGACACGTGTCTTCACGCCTCCCGCACCGGTGAAGGGCACGCCGTAACGACACGAGATCCTTTTTTTCGGGACGGAAATGTGCGAACTGATCACCGAATGCCGGTGTTATACCGAATTTTTCGGATCGTTACATGCACCCGGCCACGCGCGCCTGATTTGTATGAAAAACGGCCGATATTGCGAATTTGAGGGAATTGAAAGCATGAAACGGCATAGATACACCGGCAGATACCATTTCACCCTTCACACCGTGAACAACCGCCACCGGAAGGAGCCGTTTCTTGTGCAACCGAATGATTAAGGGCAGTTTTGACCGTCTTCTAAAAATTCCCCAAATGTAAATCCACTGAATTAATTAAGCTTAAAATGAAATTAAAAGCATAATTAAGGGCAAAATTAGTAATAATTCGATTAAAGAAGTTCAAATTGAATAATAACCGTTTAAAACAAGGTACGATACTTACATTTAAGTAGCCAGCAGAAAACCTATGTGGCAAATTGTTAGGTGATGTATGAGTGACGGGAATGTTCGTGCCGAAGAAAGTTTTTTTCACATCCGGAGCTGGTAAACACAAGGAACGTCTTGCTTCCTTTGAGATGGCACTTCGTGATGCCCGAATCGAATGCTACAATCTTGTCACAGTCAGCTCGATTCTCCCGCCGAAATGCCAGATAATCTCAAAGGAAGAGGGGCTCAAACAGCTGGAAGCCGGCAGTATCGTCTTTACCGTCATGTCACGCCTCTCATCAAATGAACCATCCCGTCGCGTTGCTACTTCAGTCGGAGTGGCAATCCCGGAAAATATGGAGGTTCAGTGGGGCTATTTCGCGGAACACCATTCTTTCGGACAGGATAAAAAGCGGGCGGGCGCGTATGCCGAACAACTCGCGTATGACATGTATGAGAGTATTACCGATAAACTGCCCCAGAAAACCCTGAATATTACCGAATCCGCGGAAGTCAGCGATGAAGGTGAATGGACCACCGTTATTGCCGCCGCCATATTTCTGATGGAGTAACCACACCGGGAGTGCTGCAGGTACTGCCCACTACCCGGCGTTTATTACGTATGCAATCTCCAGTGATCATGGAGTTTCCCTATGACAACGCGCATACATGCCCCCCATACAACATGCCCCAGCTGCAAGGAAGAAGTCTATCTCGACGAACTGGTGGGCGGGCGATGCCCCCTTTGCGGATGTTCATTGGAAAACGGAGAAGAAATCGACTCGGAATTCGATGAACTGATAGGCCGGTCGGATCTTACCTGGATGGTGTTTCAATATTTCTTTTTCAGAAAACTGGATTGCCTCGGGGCTCAGCCGGTCCAGATAATGCACCTGATCTCCCGGTACGAAGAGCAGCTCGCATCGGGCGAAGCGGCAACCCGCGACATCCCCTTTGATCTGGAGATTCCGATGCGGCTCTCGGATGCACTCCGTCCGAAACGCTGTTCCGTTTGCGGGAAACTTTTCGTGAGATCCGGAAAAAAGCATATCTCCGGTCTGCTCAGGTCACCGTCACAGGACGTCAGGTACCTCTGCCCGGCATGTAGCAGAACGTCCGGAACGCAGGAATAACTGCGATCCGTACCTTCTGAACACTTTTTTAGTAACTTCTGCCGAGAATGGCCGGTTTTCCCTCTTTTCCACAGACGATGCAGGGCCCGCAGGTGTCGGAGATATAGGGCGATCGAACATCCGTACCGAGAATGCTCGCGTCTACTCTCTGTTCGACCTCTTCCGCGCAGTCCGGGGCGCCGCACCATTGCACCACTGCGATGCCCGATTCGATGGCTGACGCCGCCTCATCCAGCGACGTCACGGGGGTGATGCACTCCTTCATCCGCTCTTCGGCACGGCTCCGGAGGGTTGCCGCAAAACTGTCGAGCAACCGGGCGATACTGTCGCAAAGCCCCGTCCTCGCCACCGTGGTTTTCTCTCCAAGGCGGGTGACGGTGACGGCAGAACCGGAATCTATGTCACGGGGCCCGATTTCAATCCTGAGCGGCACCCCGCGCATCTCCCAGTGGTAATATTTTGCACCGGGGCGGAGAGACCGGGAATCGGTCCTGACACGGAATCCTGCCCGCTTCAGCTCCTCCTCGCATGCCGCGGCGTGCGCAAGCACTTCTTCGCCGCGCTTCCCGATAATAATGGGGACGATGACAACCTGTACCGGAGCCACGTCGGGAGGAAGGACCAGTCCGCGGTCATCGCCGTGGATGCTGATTATCGCGGCAATCGACCGTTCTGAGATGCCGTAACAGGTCTGGTACGCATACTGCTGATTACCGTCGGGATCCTCGTATGTAATGTCAAACGTTTTGGAGAAGTGATCGCCGAGATGGTGTGCGGTGCCTATCTGCAGTGTACGCCCGTCCGGCATGACGGTATCGGTGGCAAGCGTGTAGTCGGCACCCGGAAACTTGTCCCAGTCCGGCCTCCGTGACACGATGACAGGGACACACAGCCGTTTGTAAAAGGTCCGGTACAGTTCCACTGCAGCTTCAACCTGGCGCTCGGCGTCCTCCCACGTGGCATGAACGGTATGCGCCTCCTTAAACGACGTGATCTCCCGCAGCCGGATCAGCGGCCGGGTATGCTTCGTTTCGTACCGGAAGGTGTTGACAATCTGATAGAGTTTCATCGGCAGATCTGCGTGGGATCGCACCCAGAGGGCATAAATCGGGTAAATGGCCGTTTCACTTGTGGGGCGAAGTGCAAGAGGGATGTCCAGCTCGTTAAGACCTCCGTGAGTAACCCAGTACACCTCTTCCTCAAAGCCCTTGATATGCTCCGCCTCTTTCATAAACTCCGTTTTCGGGATGAGAAGGGGGAATAGCGCCTCCTGATGGTCGACATCAAGGAGATCGCGGAGCGACTGGTAGACGGCACGTCGCAGGGCAAATCCATGCGGATACCAGACATACAGCCCCTTGACGGGATAGCGGACATCCATCACTTCTGCCCGCCACAAAATATCGTTATACCATGCGCTGAAGTCTTTCTTTGCGGGAAGCGAGCCGCCCTCTTCTTCCATTGTACAGACACACCTCAAATTACTAATTTTATGATTTCCGGAGTAATAAATGCCTCTACACAAGCAGCAACGGCGAGAACCGGAATAATGACAGTACAAAAAATGCGTGCCAGCACGATCGCCCCGGCGGCTGCATCGCCACTCCCCTGCAGTTCGCGCCATAACAATTCGCCAAGGCGAATACCGAGCGCACCGGCAGTGAGAATCGCCGGCAATTCAAAGATGCCGTGGGGCAGGATCGCGGCCGCGGCATACAGAAGGCCGTGCTGCTGTCGCACAAGCTCTATCACGCCACCGACAACGAGGCCGTTTGATACAAGGAGAACACACGTGAGCACACCGAACGTAGCCCCCCCTGCAAACAGAATCAGGCTTACCTGTATGTTATTGATGAAAATTTTACCCGCAACAATCCATGGCGAGTCGTCCATAATCTGTGAGACGATCTCTCGTCCAATCGTCTCGATCAGCTGTTCTCCGACGGTTGGATCCTGCAGAACGACAACCACCCCCATTGCGACCGCCACAGTAAAGCAAAGAACTGAAACTGTCAACGCGCGAAGGAGCTGCCTGTTATACATACAGTACCATTCTCATCATATCGCGGATGCCCGGAGCAAGGCCAACCATAATCATGGCGAGGATTACGAGGTGCCAGAGCGCTCTGTTCCCGTCTTTCCGATAGAGTTCAAGTACGTAGAGCGCAGGTATCACGACAGCAAGTTTCAGGGGAAACATCGAAAAGGCCGTGCCGGTCGCCTGAATGAGGGCCGATCCAACCACATGCTGTTCAATATATATGAGAGGATGCAGATCGATACCGTAGCTCGTCGCGCTTGCATCAAGCATATGGCCGAAGATCAGCAGTATGTAGAGAGGATCGGAGAGGAAAGTCCAGCCGACTCCGCGCATGAGAATCGCCAGAACGACGAGCGTGGCA
The Methanoculleus sp. SDB genome window above contains:
- a CDS encoding pyruvoyl-dependent arginine decarboxylase (PvlArgDC; converts arginine to agmatine and carbon dioxide; has a role in polyamine metabolism; in Methanococcus jannaschii this enzyme self-cleaves at serine-serine bond to form alpha (N-terminal) and beta (C-terminal) subunits; the alpha subunit contains a catalytically active pyruvoyl group; the beta subunit contains the substrate-binding residues; forms homotrimers of the alpha/beta complex) → MFVPKKVFFTSGAGKHKERLASFEMALRDARIECYNLVTVSSILPPKCQIISKEEGLKQLEAGSIVFTVMSRLSSNEPSRRVATSVGVAIPENMEVQWGYFAEHHSFGQDKKRAGAYAEQLAYDMYESITDKLPQKTLNITESAEVSDEGEWTTVIAAAIFLME
- a CDS encoding proline--tRNA ligase translates to MEEEGGSLPAKKDFSAWYNDILWRAEVMDVRYPVKGLYVWYPHGFALRRAVYQSLRDLLDVDHQEALFPLLIPKTEFMKEAEHIKGFEEEVYWVTHGGLNELDIPLALRPTSETAIYPIYALWVRSHADLPMKLYQIVNTFRYETKHTRPLIRLREITSFKEAHTVHATWEDAERQVEAAVELYRTFYKRLCVPVIVSRRPDWDKFPGADYTLATDTVMPDGRTLQIGTAHHLGDHFSKTFDITYEDPDGNQQYAYQTCYGISERSIAAIISIHGDDRGLVLPPDVAPVQVVIVPIIIGKRGEEVLAHAAACEEELKRAGFRVRTDSRSLRPGAKYYHWEMRGVPLRIEIGPRDIDSGSAVTVTRLGEKTTVARTGLCDSIARLLDSFAATLRSRAEERMKECITPVTSLDEAASAIESGIAVVQWCGAPDCAEEVEQRVDASILGTDVRSPYISDTCGPCIVCGKEGKPAILGRSY